A genomic region of Saccopteryx bilineata isolate mSacBil1 chromosome 1, mSacBil1_pri_phased_curated, whole genome shotgun sequence contains the following coding sequences:
- the RNF126 gene encoding E3 ubiquitin-protein ligase RNF126 isoform X5 — translation MAVQAGQGPDIFHWASSQGAAMGFPGKRNCCWEGARRSQEKESVYIISATGKKKNKSRGLDELCLGRTGEKGITSAHDVSLVSLRSFQKRPGVQKMVPLPPQPPQTKAGSHLRIIQQLVNGIITPATIPNLGLGPWGVLHSNPMDYAWGANGLDAIITQLLNQFENTGPPPADKEKIQALPTVPVTEEHVGSGLECPVCKDDYGLGERVRQLPCNHLFHDGCIVPWLEQHDSCPVCRKSLTGQNTATNPPGLTSVSFSSSSSSSSSSSPSNENPASNS, via the exons ATGGCGGTTCAGGCCGGCCAGGGTCCTGACATTTTCCACTGGGCCAGCTCACAGGGAGCAG CTATGGGATTCCCTGGGAAGAGGAATTGCTGCTGGGAGGGGGCCAGGAGAAGCCAGGAGAAAGAGTCTGTCTACATTATCTCAGccacaggaaagaaaaagaacaagagtcGGGGTTTGGACGAGTTGTGCCTAGGCCGAACAGGAGAGAAAGG gaTTACATCTGCCCACGATGTGAGTCTGGTTTCATTGAGGAGCTTCCAGAAGAGACCAG GAGTGCAGAAAATGGTTCCGCTCCCTCCACAGCCCCCACAGACCAAAGCAGGCAGCCATTTGAG GATCATCCAGCAGTTGGTCAATGGCATCATCACTCCAGCCACCATCCCCAACCTGGGCCTGGGCCCCTG GGGTGTCCTGCACTCAAATCCGATGGACTACGCCTGGGGGGCCAACGGGCTGGATGCGATCATCACACAG CTCCTCAATCAGTTTGAAAACACGGGCCCCCCGCCtgcagacaaagagaaaatccagGCCCTCCCCACCGTCCCTGTCACTGAGGAACACGTAG GCTCTGGGCTAGAGTGCCCTGTGTGCAAGGATGACTACGGGCTGGGTGAGCGCGTGCGGCAGCTGCCCTGCAACCACCTCTTCCATGACGGCTGCATCGTGCCCTGGCTGGAGCAG CACGACAGCTGTCCTGTCTGCCGAAAAAGCCTCACGGGACAGAACACAGCCACCAACCCTCCAGGCCTGACTAGTGtaagcttctcctcctcctcctcgtcgtcGTCCTCTAGCTCACCCAGCAATGAGAACCCAGCAAGCAACTCCTGA
- the RNF126 gene encoding E3 ubiquitin-protein ligase RNF126 isoform X6 produces the protein MAVQAGQGPDIFHWASSQGAAMGFPGKRNCCWEGARRSQEKESVYIISATGKKKNKSRGLDELCLGRTGEKGITSAHDVSLVSLRSFQKRPGVQKMVPLPPQPPQTKAGSHLRMWTSTSSRCRRAMGSLLSASLTTALRSPRSPQGHWLTMVGTLRAGGRESSSHGTGMVPGSLVPASLRGGPPAGMKASPRWKGSSSSWSMASSLQPPSPTWAWAPGVSCTQIRWTTPGGPTGWMRSSHSSSISLKTRAPRLQTKRKSRPSPPSLSLRNT, from the exons ATGGCGGTTCAGGCCGGCCAGGGTCCTGACATTTTCCACTGGGCCAGCTCACAGGGAGCAG CTATGGGATTCCCTGGGAAGAGGAATTGCTGCTGGGAGGGGGCCAGGAGAAGCCAGGAGAAAGAGTCTGTCTACATTATCTCAGccacaggaaagaaaaagaacaagagtcGGGGTTTGGACGAGTTGTGCCTAGGCCGAACAGGAGAGAAAGG gaTTACATCTGCCCACGATGTGAGTCTGGTTTCATTGAGGAGCTTCCAGAAGAGACCAG GAGTGCAGAAAATGGTTCCGCTCCCTCCACAGCCCCCACAGACCAAAGCAGGCAGCCATTTGAG AATGTGGACCAGCACCTCTTCACGCTGCCGCAGGGCTATGGGCAGTTTGCTTTCGGCATCTTTGACGACAGCTTTGAGATCCCCACGTTCCCCCCAGGGGCACTGGCTGACAATGGTAGGGACCCTGAGAGCCGGCGGGAGAGAGAGCAGCAGTCACGGCACCGGTATGGTGCCCGGCAGCCTCGTGCCCGCCTCACTGCGAGGCGGGCCACCGGCCGGCATGAAGGCGTCCCCACGTTGGAAGG GATCATCCAGCAGTTGGTCAATGGCATCATCACTCCAGCCACCATCCCCAACCTGGGCCTGGGCCCCTG GGGTGTCCTGCACTCAAATCCGATGGACTACGCCTGGGGGGCCAACGGGCTGGATGCGATCATCACACAG CTCCTCAATCAGTTTGAAAACACGGGCCCCCCGCCtgcagacaaagagaaaatccagGCCCTCCCCACCGTCCCTGTCACTGAGGAACACGTAG
- the RNF126 gene encoding E3 ubiquitin-protein ligase RNF126 isoform X3, translating into MAEASPQPGRYFCHCCSVEIVPRLPDYICPRCESGFIEELPEETSGSPTADLNRVHPGVQKMVPLPPQPPQTKAGSHLRMWTSTSSRCRRAMGSLLSASLTTALRSPRSPQGHWLTMVGTLRAGGRESSSHGTGMVPGSLVPASLRGGPPAGMKASPRWKGSSSSWSMASSLQPPSPTWAWAPGEGVLHSNPMDYAWGANGLDAIITQLLNQFENTGPPPADKEKIQALPTVPVTEEHVGSGLECPVCKDDYGLGERVRQLPCNHLFHDGCIVPWLEQHDSCPVCRKSLTGQNTATNPPGLTSVSFSSSSSSSSSSSPSNENPASNS; encoded by the exons ATGGCCGAGGCGTCGCCGCAGCCCGGACGGTATTTCTGCCACTGCTGCTCGGTCGAGATCGTGCCGCGCCTGCCG gaTTACATCTGCCCACGATGTGAGTCTGGTTTCATTGAGGAGCTTCCAGAAGAGACCAG CGGGTCGCCCACTGCTGACTTGAACCGTGTCCACCCAGGAGTGCAGAAAATGGTTCCGCTCCCTCCACAGCCCCCACAGACCAAAGCAGGCAGCCATTTGAG AATGTGGACCAGCACCTCTTCACGCTGCCGCAGGGCTATGGGCAGTTTGCTTTCGGCATCTTTGACGACAGCTTTGAGATCCCCACGTTCCCCCCAGGGGCACTGGCTGACAATGGTAGGGACCCTGAGAGCCGGCGGGAGAGAGAGCAGCAGTCACGGCACCGGTATGGTGCCCGGCAGCCTCGTGCCCGCCTCACTGCGAGGCGGGCCACCGGCCGGCATGAAGGCGTCCCCACGTTGGAAGG GATCATCCAGCAGTTGGTCAATGGCATCATCACTCCAGCCACCATCCCCAACCTGGGCCTGGGCCCCTGGTGA GGGTGTCCTGCACTCAAATCCGATGGACTACGCCTGGGGGGCCAACGGGCTGGATGCGATCATCACACAG CTCCTCAATCAGTTTGAAAACACGGGCCCCCCGCCtgcagacaaagagaaaatccagGCCCTCCCCACCGTCCCTGTCACTGAGGAACACGTAG GCTCTGGGCTAGAGTGCCCTGTGTGCAAGGATGACTACGGGCTGGGTGAGCGCGTGCGGCAGCTGCCCTGCAACCACCTCTTCCATGACGGCTGCATCGTGCCCTGGCTGGAGCAG CACGACAGCTGTCCTGTCTGCCGAAAAAGCCTCACGGGACAGAACACAGCCACCAACCCTCCAGGCCTGACTAGTGtaagcttctcctcctcctcctcgtcgtcGTCCTCTAGCTCACCCAGCAATGAGAACCCAGCAAGCAACTCCTGA
- the RNF126 gene encoding E3 ubiquitin-protein ligase RNF126 isoform X2 has product MRAMGFPGKRNCCWEGARRSQEKESVYIISATGKKKNKSRGLDELCLGRTGEKGITSAHDVSLVSLRSFQKRPGVQKMVPLPPQPPQTKAGSHLRMWTSTSSRCRRAMGSLLSASLTTALRSPRSPQGHWLTMVGTLRAGGRESSSHGTGMVPGSLVPASLRGGPPAGMKASPRWKGSSSSWSMASSLQPPSPTWAWAPGEGVLHSNPMDYAWGANGLDAIITQLLNQFENTGPPPADKEKIQALPTVPVTEEHVGSGLECPVCKDDYGLGERVRQLPCNHLFHDGCIVPWLEQHDSCPVCRKSLTGQNTATNPPGLTSVSFSSSSSSSSSSSPSNENPASNS; this is encoded by the exons ATGAGAG CTATGGGATTCCCTGGGAAGAGGAATTGCTGCTGGGAGGGGGCCAGGAGAAGCCAGGAGAAAGAGTCTGTCTACATTATCTCAGccacaggaaagaaaaagaacaagagtcGGGGTTTGGACGAGTTGTGCCTAGGCCGAACAGGAGAGAAAGG gaTTACATCTGCCCACGATGTGAGTCTGGTTTCATTGAGGAGCTTCCAGAAGAGACCAG GAGTGCAGAAAATGGTTCCGCTCCCTCCACAGCCCCCACAGACCAAAGCAGGCAGCCATTTGAG AATGTGGACCAGCACCTCTTCACGCTGCCGCAGGGCTATGGGCAGTTTGCTTTCGGCATCTTTGACGACAGCTTTGAGATCCCCACGTTCCCCCCAGGGGCACTGGCTGACAATGGTAGGGACCCTGAGAGCCGGCGGGAGAGAGAGCAGCAGTCACGGCACCGGTATGGTGCCCGGCAGCCTCGTGCCCGCCTCACTGCGAGGCGGGCCACCGGCCGGCATGAAGGCGTCCCCACGTTGGAAGG GATCATCCAGCAGTTGGTCAATGGCATCATCACTCCAGCCACCATCCCCAACCTGGGCCTGGGCCCCTGGTGA GGGTGTCCTGCACTCAAATCCGATGGACTACGCCTGGGGGGCCAACGGGCTGGATGCGATCATCACACAG CTCCTCAATCAGTTTGAAAACACGGGCCCCCCGCCtgcagacaaagagaaaatccagGCCCTCCCCACCGTCCCTGTCACTGAGGAACACGTAG GCTCTGGGCTAGAGTGCCCTGTGTGCAAGGATGACTACGGGCTGGGTGAGCGCGTGCGGCAGCTGCCCTGCAACCACCTCTTCCATGACGGCTGCATCGTGCCCTGGCTGGAGCAG CACGACAGCTGTCCTGTCTGCCGAAAAAGCCTCACGGGACAGAACACAGCCACCAACCCTCCAGGCCTGACTAGTGtaagcttctcctcctcctcctcgtcgtcGTCCTCTAGCTCACCCAGCAATGAGAACCCAGCAAGCAACTCCTGA
- the RNF126 gene encoding E3 ubiquitin-protein ligase RNF126 isoform X7, whose product MVPLPPQPPQTKAGSHLRMWTSTSSRCRRAMGSLLSASLTTALRSPRSPQGHWLTMVGTLRAGGRESSSHGTGMVPGSLVPASLRGGPPAGMKASPRWKGSSSSWSMASSLQPPSPTWAWAPGEGVLHSNPMDYAWGANGLDAIITQLLNQFENTGPPPADKEKIQALPTVPVTEEHVGSGLECPVCKDDYGLGERVRQLPCNHLFHDGCIVPWLEQHDSCPVCRKSLTGQNTATNPPGLTSVSFSSSSSSSSSSSPSNENPASNS is encoded by the exons ATGGTTCCGCTCCCTCCACAGCCCCCACAGACCAAAGCAGGCAGCCATTTGAG AATGTGGACCAGCACCTCTTCACGCTGCCGCAGGGCTATGGGCAGTTTGCTTTCGGCATCTTTGACGACAGCTTTGAGATCCCCACGTTCCCCCCAGGGGCACTGGCTGACAATGGTAGGGACCCTGAGAGCCGGCGGGAGAGAGAGCAGCAGTCACGGCACCGGTATGGTGCCCGGCAGCCTCGTGCCCGCCTCACTGCGAGGCGGGCCACCGGCCGGCATGAAGGCGTCCCCACGTTGGAAGG GATCATCCAGCAGTTGGTCAATGGCATCATCACTCCAGCCACCATCCCCAACCTGGGCCTGGGCCCCTGGTGA GGGTGTCCTGCACTCAAATCCGATGGACTACGCCTGGGGGGCCAACGGGCTGGATGCGATCATCACACAG CTCCTCAATCAGTTTGAAAACACGGGCCCCCCGCCtgcagacaaagagaaaatccagGCCCTCCCCACCGTCCCTGTCACTGAGGAACACGTAG GCTCTGGGCTAGAGTGCCCTGTGTGCAAGGATGACTACGGGCTGGGTGAGCGCGTGCGGCAGCTGCCCTGCAACCACCTCTTCCATGACGGCTGCATCGTGCCCTGGCTGGAGCAG CACGACAGCTGTCCTGTCTGCCGAAAAAGCCTCACGGGACAGAACACAGCCACCAACCCTCCAGGCCTGACTAGTGtaagcttctcctcctcctcctcgtcgtcGTCCTCTAGCTCACCCAGCAATGAGAACCCAGCAAGCAACTCCTGA
- the RNF126 gene encoding E3 ubiquitin-protein ligase RNF126 isoform X8 encodes MAEASPQPGRYFCHCCSVEIVPRLPDYICPRCESGFIEELPEETSGSPTADLNRVHPGVQKMVPLPPQPPQTKAGSHLRIIQQLVNGIITPATIPNLGLGPWGVLHSNPMDYAWGANGLDAIITQLLNQFENTGPPPADKEKIQALPTVPVTEEHVGSGLECPVCKDDYGLGERVRQLPCNHLFHDGCIVPWLEQHDSCPVCRKSLTGQNTATNPPGLTSVSFSSSSSSSSSSSPSNENPASNS; translated from the exons ATGGCCGAGGCGTCGCCGCAGCCCGGACGGTATTTCTGCCACTGCTGCTCGGTCGAGATCGTGCCGCGCCTGCCG gaTTACATCTGCCCACGATGTGAGTCTGGTTTCATTGAGGAGCTTCCAGAAGAGACCAG CGGGTCGCCCACTGCTGACTTGAACCGTGTCCACCCAGGAGTGCAGAAAATGGTTCCGCTCCCTCCACAGCCCCCACAGACCAAAGCAGGCAGCCATTTGAG GATCATCCAGCAGTTGGTCAATGGCATCATCACTCCAGCCACCATCCCCAACCTGGGCCTGGGCCCCTG GGGTGTCCTGCACTCAAATCCGATGGACTACGCCTGGGGGGCCAACGGGCTGGATGCGATCATCACACAG CTCCTCAATCAGTTTGAAAACACGGGCCCCCCGCCtgcagacaaagagaaaatccagGCCCTCCCCACCGTCCCTGTCACTGAGGAACACGTAG GCTCTGGGCTAGAGTGCCCTGTGTGCAAGGATGACTACGGGCTGGGTGAGCGCGTGCGGCAGCTGCCCTGCAACCACCTCTTCCATGACGGCTGCATCGTGCCCTGGCTGGAGCAG CACGACAGCTGTCCTGTCTGCCGAAAAAGCCTCACGGGACAGAACACAGCCACCAACCCTCCAGGCCTGACTAGTGtaagcttctcctcctcctcctcgtcgtcGTCCTCTAGCTCACCCAGCAATGAGAACCCAGCAAGCAACTCCTGA
- the RNF126 gene encoding E3 ubiquitin-protein ligase RNF126 isoform X1: MAVQAGQGPDIFHWASSQGAAMGFPGKRNCCWEGARRSQEKESVYIISATGKKKNKSRGLDELCLGRTGEKGITSAHDVSLVSLRSFQKRPGVQKMVPLPPQPPQTKAGSHLRMWTSTSSRCRRAMGSLLSASLTTALRSPRSPQGHWLTMVGTLRAGGRESSSHGTGMVPGSLVPASLRGGPPAGMKASPRWKGSSSSWSMASSLQPPSPTWAWAPGEGVLHSNPMDYAWGANGLDAIITQLLNQFENTGPPPADKEKIQALPTVPVTEEHVGSGLECPVCKDDYGLGERVRQLPCNHLFHDGCIVPWLEQHDSCPVCRKSLTGQNTATNPPGLTSVSFSSSSSSSSSSSPSNENPASNS, encoded by the exons ATGGCGGTTCAGGCCGGCCAGGGTCCTGACATTTTCCACTGGGCCAGCTCACAGGGAGCAG CTATGGGATTCCCTGGGAAGAGGAATTGCTGCTGGGAGGGGGCCAGGAGAAGCCAGGAGAAAGAGTCTGTCTACATTATCTCAGccacaggaaagaaaaagaacaagagtcGGGGTTTGGACGAGTTGTGCCTAGGCCGAACAGGAGAGAAAGG gaTTACATCTGCCCACGATGTGAGTCTGGTTTCATTGAGGAGCTTCCAGAAGAGACCAG GAGTGCAGAAAATGGTTCCGCTCCCTCCACAGCCCCCACAGACCAAAGCAGGCAGCCATTTGAG AATGTGGACCAGCACCTCTTCACGCTGCCGCAGGGCTATGGGCAGTTTGCTTTCGGCATCTTTGACGACAGCTTTGAGATCCCCACGTTCCCCCCAGGGGCACTGGCTGACAATGGTAGGGACCCTGAGAGCCGGCGGGAGAGAGAGCAGCAGTCACGGCACCGGTATGGTGCCCGGCAGCCTCGTGCCCGCCTCACTGCGAGGCGGGCCACCGGCCGGCATGAAGGCGTCCCCACGTTGGAAGG GATCATCCAGCAGTTGGTCAATGGCATCATCACTCCAGCCACCATCCCCAACCTGGGCCTGGGCCCCTGGTGA GGGTGTCCTGCACTCAAATCCGATGGACTACGCCTGGGGGGCCAACGGGCTGGATGCGATCATCACACAG CTCCTCAATCAGTTTGAAAACACGGGCCCCCCGCCtgcagacaaagagaaaatccagGCCCTCCCCACCGTCCCTGTCACTGAGGAACACGTAG GCTCTGGGCTAGAGTGCCCTGTGTGCAAGGATGACTACGGGCTGGGTGAGCGCGTGCGGCAGCTGCCCTGCAACCACCTCTTCCATGACGGCTGCATCGTGCCCTGGCTGGAGCAG CACGACAGCTGTCCTGTCTGCCGAAAAAGCCTCACGGGACAGAACACAGCCACCAACCCTCCAGGCCTGACTAGTGtaagcttctcctcctcctcctcgtcgtcGTCCTCTAGCTCACCCAGCAATGAGAACCCAGCAAGCAACTCCTGA
- the RNF126 gene encoding E3 ubiquitin-protein ligase RNF126 isoform X4, whose translation MAEASPQPGRYFCHCCSVEIVPRLPDYICPRCESGFIEELPEETRSAENGSAPSTAPTDQSRQPFENVDQHLFTLPQGYGQFAFGIFDDSFEIPTFPPGALADNGRDPESRREREQQSRHRYGARQPRARLTARRATGRHEGVPTLEGIIQQLVNGIITPATIPNLGLGPWGVLHSNPMDYAWGANGLDAIITQLLNQFENTGPPPADKEKIQALPTVPVTEEHVGSGLECPVCKDDYGLGERVRQLPCNHLFHDGCIVPWLEQHDSCPVCRKSLTGQNTATNPPGLTSVSFSSSSSSSSSSSPSNENPASNS comes from the exons ATGGCCGAGGCGTCGCCGCAGCCCGGACGGTATTTCTGCCACTGCTGCTCGGTCGAGATCGTGCCGCGCCTGCCG gaTTACATCTGCCCACGATGTGAGTCTGGTTTCATTGAGGAGCTTCCAGAAGAGACCAG GAGTGCAGAAAATGGTTCCGCTCCCTCCACAGCCCCCACAGACCAAAGCAGGCAGCCATTTGAG AATGTGGACCAGCACCTCTTCACGCTGCCGCAGGGCTATGGGCAGTTTGCTTTCGGCATCTTTGACGACAGCTTTGAGATCCCCACGTTCCCCCCAGGGGCACTGGCTGACAATGGTAGGGACCCTGAGAGCCGGCGGGAGAGAGAGCAGCAGTCACGGCACCGGTATGGTGCCCGGCAGCCTCGTGCCCGCCTCACTGCGAGGCGGGCCACCGGCCGGCATGAAGGCGTCCCCACGTTGGAAGG GATCATCCAGCAGTTGGTCAATGGCATCATCACTCCAGCCACCATCCCCAACCTGGGCCTGGGCCCCTG GGGTGTCCTGCACTCAAATCCGATGGACTACGCCTGGGGGGCCAACGGGCTGGATGCGATCATCACACAG CTCCTCAATCAGTTTGAAAACACGGGCCCCCCGCCtgcagacaaagagaaaatccagGCCCTCCCCACCGTCCCTGTCACTGAGGAACACGTAG GCTCTGGGCTAGAGTGCCCTGTGTGCAAGGATGACTACGGGCTGGGTGAGCGCGTGCGGCAGCTGCCCTGCAACCACCTCTTCCATGACGGCTGCATCGTGCCCTGGCTGGAGCAG CACGACAGCTGTCCTGTCTGCCGAAAAAGCCTCACGGGACAGAACACAGCCACCAACCCTCCAGGCCTGACTAGTGtaagcttctcctcctcctcctcgtcgtcGTCCTCTAGCTCACCCAGCAATGAGAACCCAGCAAGCAACTCCTGA